Sequence from the Notamacropus eugenii isolate mMacEug1 chromosome 6, mMacEug1.pri_v2, whole genome shotgun sequence genome:
ttccttcactctgcatcagttcatatagtttCTTCCATGCCTTTCTGTAatcacacatcatttcttacggcacagtagcattctattacattcctgtaccacaaatatatatttatataaccattcccccaaatgatgggcatctactCTGTTTACAATTCCTAACTATTGCAGAAAGTGCTGTTATATTTTGAATTACATGGGGACCTTCTTGTTCATGGCTTCCTTGGGATATAAGCCCAGGAATGGAACGTCTGGTTTGAAGGGTATGGCATTTTAGGCactttgcataattctaaattgctttccaaaatcaataatgtattagtgtgcctgtcttacAACCCCTCCAGCATTGACTGTTtccatatttttgtcatttttgccagtttgcaGGGTGTGAGgggaaacctcagggttgttttgatgtgcattcCTCTTTAATTAGTCATTTGGAGCATCCTCCCATGTGGTTGTGAATATTTCATAACTTACcatttgagaattgtttgttcatatcatttgaccatttatctattggggaatgatgaAGTCCTAACCTTAGCCTTGTGAAATGTCAGCTATGGGTATTCTGGGCGCTACTCCCCTAAGTCATCTCTCAGAAGAACCTCATTCCCTTTGATGTTCTCAATCTTTCAGACAGGCATGGATGTCTACTTCCTTCTGCCTCTCCTTGACCTCCTAGaatttcatgttttcctctcctcttcccttcaggAACCCTATAAGAGTGTTTTCTCCCATAACAATAAAGCGAGAAGAGTAGCCAGTAACTGCCTAATGAACAGAAAAGTTTTTGCCCAACAACCCTCCCCCTAGACTTCTTCTTGTGTTAAGAGATGTGCGTCAACCAGAATCCTTGGGAGAGTCCTTCATGGTCAATATTGATTACATCAGCACATCCCAGTCAGTCCCCAAGCTTAACCAGATGGCTCAGAGGAATTTAAATatttaggaaaatgaaaagagattatcaaagaagaaagcaaaagaccTGGGTCTGGAATAGAGGCCCTGGCAGCTATCAGCTAGACAGCTAACTTTGGGAGGGAACCAGGGAGAAGCTAAAGGGCGAAAGGTTGGCATCTAGGAAAGCAGCTTAACCAACCCACTATGTGTGGTCCTTCCAGCAGGAGAAGGGTGGGTGAGCCAGTTCCAGAAGATATAAGAGGATGAGACTTGAATCATGTAGATGACCAGTCAAGAGTCTGGAAGGACAAAGACCAGAACAGAACCCAAGCATGTTGGCTGGCTCGGAGCACCCTGAGTCAGATGTGTTTCCACATCACCCTCCACACAATGTTTAAACAGCAGAGAAGAAATGCAGACATCCTGAGTCCCAGCAGGATAGAGGCCAAGGCTGGAAATAGAGGGAGGTCTGTTTATCCCTGGGATCCAAGAGCCCTATACCCTACATTTCTCTCCAGAGCCACATCTAAATTCgagactttcccaggatcatctTCTTCCTAATCCAGTGATGGGAGAGTATAAAGAACATCTCTTAAGAACCACAATCTTCCTACCCACCAGACTCTCGAGAAAATAAGTAAAGATCTgagaattttcttctttcccaattCATGTTTGGAACTGTTTCCCACTTTCTTCAGACCCCTGTCTCTCTTATCTGCCTCTCCAGACCCTATGGAGAACTCTTACCAATGATTAACACAattctttatcatttatttaaaaagactCTTCTCAGGGGTCTCATCCAGCCTCAACCCCTCCCTCAgcacagaggaaaagaaatcagaTAACTTTCCTATCTCCTTTCAGAAAAATACTGGTGCAGTGAAAGACCCTGGCTCTGGGGAAGCATGCATTCAAATTCCTGCTCTAATTCTTAATAGTTGTGTAGTCTTgtacaagtcacaacctctcagcatttcagtctcatctgtaaaatgggcatcatcaTATATTTTCATTCACTACCTAACTCATGGAATGAGTGTGAGGATCTAAGTAGGCAACTATTATCCCTCCTCCTCTGGTTTCAAGCCTGCTTTTCCTGTTGTAGACCTTACCCTGGTCTGTGTCATGGGGGCTGATCTAATTTTTTAgatccttttctctccctctctcttagcCTCCAAAGACCTCATCATAGAAGACTAGAAAGGACAGTAAGAGTCACCACTCCACAAATATCTCTGCACATCACTCTTTTGGATTAAGATATTGATTCTAAGAAATAAATGTAttggggcagagggagggggtAAGGAGAAGAGTTAACACATTAAACCTTATCTTTTCCTGACTGAAATTAATCTGTTTAATTAACCATTCACCTGGTAGGTCCCCTGAGAGAAGACAGGCTTTAATACTATAAGCTAGGGCCAGAAAGGTCCAAGCCTGGAGTGCTAAAGGAAAGAGCTGGAAACCAGGCCACTGAGAATGGAGAGGACCCTGAGCAGGGATGGAGGGACAATGATATTCACCTGCTTCACAGGTTTGCCCAGTTTTGGACAGCTACCAGCTGCTTTGGCGCCTCACCCCCCTGGGTGAGCCAGAGGCCAGATCCTTCCCCAATGCCTCCAATGCCTCCTCCCTTGAACCCACCCCCCACCCCGCCTCATAAGGGCggacctttccttccctccctccttccatggTGGGGGCCTGGGAGGCAGCTGAGCACAGTCCAGAGCCTGAGCCCAGGCAGTCAGGCCGGCAGGCACGCAGCAGTTTGTCTTCATTAAGGTACCAGCAGCCAGATGGAGCCCAGGGCAGCACCCTGGGGCCTGGAGAACAGGACTCAAAGCTCCAATCAGCTGAGGCTTGTAAGTATCCATTTTCCTTCCCCAAGACTCCTCTGGAGAGATGACACCTACCCCAAAATCCCAGATGAGATCCTGAAGAGGTCACTGTCACCGGTCCCCCCCCTTCCTCCAACACAGCAGCATAGGGCCTATCTGTGGGGAGTCCCTAAACTGACGCTAGAAGGTAGCCTGAAATCGAAGTCACAAGAACAGGATTCAGATTCCCGTTCTGCCATCTGAACAAACTGATTCCTTTCTTTCAGCCtcgttttccttatctgtaaattgaggttTGAACTTGTTCCCTTTCCAGCTGTAGATTACATAAATCTCCATCCTTTCTGCTGCCttggggggaaaagggggagagagagagcaggaagtGGATAAAGGGAGGTCAGTGGGGTAGCATttaatggagaggagagaaatcagACCAGGAGCCAGGGCAGCCCAGGCTGTGGCTGTGTTCTCCAGTGGATTCACTTGAACCCAGCAGAatactttctctcccttctccaccttAACGTAAGGTGGGAGCCCCTGAGTGTTCTGTGGGACCTCATTGGGGGAACGCTTGGAGCAAAGGTGGAATTGAGGCAAGGGTAGGAACAGACCTGGATGACTgagtgggaaagaaagagaaaagggtggGATACTTGTAAGGAGACTGGGGTGCGTAACACCACAAGGCCCCCGGATCCCAGGCCAGACAGGGAATCCCTGGAGGGGAAGACATGGGAGAAGTTTGAGCTGTGGATGTGAGACGGGGACCAGGATGGGGAGAAGCAGGAGAACAGCCTGCCCATCCATTAACTAGGGGTACTTCTGGTTCTCTGATGGACTTGAGGGGGGaacaggaaaagggaggggaccattttaaaaaggaaatgaggggaGTATAGAAACTCTAGTTTTATTGACTTTGTTCCCAGCAACGCAGTTACCCTCCTATTGACAGAAGCTGTGAACTCTCCGTCCTGGGCAGAGAGGGGATGGCAAGGTCCCTGCTTTCCCAGGATGAGGTCAGCCTGGCTAGAGCATCCGAAGAAAGCACAGGAAATGGAATCAGGGAGAAGTGGGAGgtctgaggtccagagagaggaGTCCATCtggtcagacacaacagaaataaGATGCAGGCACCATCTCTCCCAGGCTCATGTGAATCTGCCCCAGATGGGGATGTCAGGCCACATCAGGAAGATTCAACTTCTCCACTCCCGCCCTGAGGTCTCCACCCAGGAACCACGGGGCTGctgctcttctctctccccctccggGCCCCCACCTCCCCAGGGACTGCCCTGTGTTGTTCCCGTTGCTAGTACATTGTGGAGCCAGGTTTATGGGCTGGAAGTCCGACCTGGAGGCTGCTCAATGATCTGTGACACATTGGGAGCGTGGGGAGCAAGGGGGGAGGGTGCCAGGAACAGCCCCGGTCCCcgagctcatcttcctgactcaggcttCTTCCTTATCAGTCCCTTCTTGACTTTAACAGGAATTAGCAAAGCCCCAAGCCCCTCTCCTGGCTCAGAAGTTATCCTGATGGGCagtaaatgaatagaaaaaatggtTGGGGAATATGTCCTTACTCAGGAAACTAGCCCTCTAGCAGAATTAGAGACTAATGCCTCACACCTAATCTGtggccccttcctcctccccaggaATTGTAGCTACTGCTCCAGGGGCCCCCATCCCTGGGCACCGTGATGGCATCTAACACCACAAGGGAGAAGCCAGGCCCCATGCTCCAGGTTGGGCTTTGGTTCTCCCTCACACTGGCAGGCCTTATTGTTGGTGCCAACCTACTCTTGGCAGTGGGAATTGCCCGGGACCGCCGCCTCCGAAGCCCTCCTGCAGGTTGTTTCTTCCTAAGCCTGCTGATGGCCGGACTACTCACAGGGCTGGCCCTACCCACACTGCCAGGGTTGTGGAGTCAGAGTAGGCATGATTACTGGCCCTGCCTTCTCCTCCACCTTGCCCCcaacttctccttcctctctctgctcGCCAACCTTCTTCTGGTGCACAGTGAACGCTATCTGGCCATTCTGAGGCCCCTCCGCCCTCCCAGAGGAACCCGCTGGGCCCTGTTGGTGGCATGGACGGCCCCCCTGCTCTTTGCCAGCCTGCCTGCCTTAGGCTGGAATCACTGGGCACCTGATGCCAACTGTACATCCCAGGccatcttccctgccccttatcTCTACCTCGAAGTTTATGGCCTTCTCTTACCCTCTGTGGTGGCTGCCGCCCTCCTCTCTGCCCGGGTGCTGGCCACTGCCCGGCACCAGCTCCAGGATATCTGTCGCCTGGAGAGGGCAGTGTGTCGTGATGCCCCTTCAGCACTGGCACGGGCCCTAGCCTGGAGGCAGGCGAGGGCACAGGCAGGTGCAACACTACTGTTTGGGCTGTGCTGGGGCCCATACATTGCTGCACTCCTCCTCTCAGTGTTGGCATTTGAGAATCGACCTCCCCTTGGGCCTGGCACCCTCCTGGCACTCAACTCTTTGGGCAGTACCAGTGCTGCTGTTGTACCTGTAGCCATGGGGCTTGGGGACCGGAAATACACAGCCCCTTGGAGGAAAGCCATGCTGAGATTCTGGAGAGTAATCCAGAGAACAACAACCCACCGCAGACCCCAGCCTGGACCTAGAGTCACATGCCAAGATAGCAGCCCACGCAGGGGAAATGACTGAGACAGGAGTCAAGGGGCAACTTCAAAGACCCTGCTGTGGGGCGCCCTGTGACAtttctccatttcccacctccaagGTGCCATCTCCCTCTGATGACTCCTGCATCTCCCCCAagacttctccttccttttccctggaAGAGGTCAGAGTCTGAGTTATCACCCCTCCCATGTATGTAGCTGCCTATCCACCTGTCTGCTGCACTGCCCTGAAGAGTTCATGGCTCTCTTGCCTTCCCCAGTGCCCAGTTCTGAAAGAATAGAGTGTCTCAGGATAAAGACCCTAGAGAAGCAGGCCAATGTATGCATAGCAATGGAATTTCCAAGCTGGGTGAATCAGGAGAACTTCAGCGACCAGCCCTCAGCAGAAAGCACAGTGCTGCTGAAAGTAGGTGACTCCAGGGAAAGGACCTGTGAAGCAGCGCTGGGGACCATCAGGGCTAGGGCCTACACCCTACCCCAACCCATACACCCCACCACCCTTCTCCCCGCCCCTCCCAACTTCCTACAGACGACAGCTCTGGGaatcatattttatttacatCTCTTAAAATCTCTGTGATCATAGCCCCTCTGccttcatccccacccccacacctcaGGCcttggaggaggggggagagaaggaaagagctgATGAGCTGCTCCTATCTCCCACAACCCCTGAATGGATCTGAGCCCCAAGAAACCCCACAAGTGGAACATGAGAACAGTGAGGCTCAACTTCCCCCTGGAAAGTCAACATGAAGGAGAGGGGGGCAGTGTCTACGTGGAGAAAGGGGGCAGGTGGCAGCATCTAGGAGATGAAGTCAGAGGGCAGCTTCCCTGGCAGCCCCTGGGTGGGGGGGAGCCagcccccctccctctccccctctccctataaaatgagagccCAGGGACAGGCATCAACACTAACGGTCAGGCCTCTGGACACAGAACACTTTGGCTTTGTGGTCTCCAGATGTGGTCACCACCAGGGAGGCATCTCTGTAGAGAAAGGACAAGAAGTGAGTGTTGGGGGGAGAGGGCTGGTACTGCAGCCACCTCAGGCACTCAAGgctcctctccctcttcatctctgccccCAGTGAGCTTCCcaacctcctccaagaagcctttcctgggcCCCCTCAATATTCctgccagctctctattcaccatCTCAATGCTTCCTACAAACAGAAGCCCCCTGAGGGCagggttgttgggtttttttttacctttcttcatatccttggtgcttgcttaataaatgtcacaTGACTGACTGGCCTCTTCAGGATCCAGGGATCCTGGCTCCCCTTAGGGGTCAGGTGCCCCAGGATCCTCATGACTCCCAAGAATCCCCTTTCCCCATGTCCACTCACTTGCTGAGAGCAAAATCAAGGATCTCAGCTGTGTGGCCTCGGTAGTCACTAAGCAAGCGTCCTGTTCGAGCGTCCCAGAGCCGGACAGCTCCGTCGAGGCTACAGGTGTACACCACAGCTGCCCCCTCCTCCCACAGCAGCTGCACGATGCCCGACTACAAAAGAAAGGGCAGAGGCCGTGAACCACTGCTCAGCCAGTGGAGCTATTACCTTCTCCCCGAAGGAAGAGAAAGGTAGCAAAGAGAAGGGGTGAGaacaggaggggagagaagaggctaAGGCTGGCTTCCCCTACCCCCAGACTTGAGGTGCCTTACCTGATGCTGGCACCGGTGTCTCAGGCTCTGTGTAGACAGGTCATAAATGGCCAAGGTCCCATCAAGGTAGCCAACAGCAGCCAGCGGCATCCTGGGCAGAGGAGCAGTATCAGGCAGAAGTACCTCTACCCATCTGCCCACACTACGAAGCCCTCCTCTCCACTCTGCTATCACATCTCCCACCATCTCCTCCACTTTAGCCTGAGCTGCTACACTCACAGACCCAATCTCACTCACACATTGCAAAAACCCAAGGATTCCACGGAATTAGACTCGCTTTCTTCATCCTCCCCAGGGTTAGGTTGTGGACCCACGGGGTCTGGTCTGAAAACACCTACCACCTAGGAAAAGAGAAGATGCCAGAGTCAGTCAGACATAAAAAACTTTGGACGTGTTCTTCCCACCAGctggcctcggtttcctcatctgtaaaatgaggaagctgggtCAAATAATCTCCATGGCTCCTTCCAGGTTTAACACTTGATGATCCTGTGATCCAACATGGGGAGAAAGGCCCAGGGAAAGGAAGCTTTGGGAACAGGGTAGCCAAGGCAGGACTTGGGGCAGGCTTACTCTGGGGACCTTCAGACTCCATGTAAAGGAATTTCCTTCACTCACCTTGCCAGTGGCTGCATTGACCAGCTTGGCCTGACAGTCCACAGAACCGGTGAGAATGAGGCTCCCATCAAGGTTGGTGGCCACACATGTCAGTGGGCCCTGGTGACCTTCGGTTCCtggaacagagagaaagggatgaaaaATAAGGCAGGGGCTGCCTCCTTCCCCTATCCCCCATGCACCCTTTCCTCAGATTTGGGGGCTTTCTACATCTGATCTGTCCAGCCCCACCAAAAGCACTTGTGGTGCCCGTACCTTTGAGCACATGGATGGCGCTTCCCTGTTTCAGGTCCCAAATCCGGACAGTCCCATCTTCATAACCAACCACGGCTTTCCTCCCTGATGCCCCACAGACAGAgccaacagaaaaagagaaaacaggctCTCAGGTATTCAAGAACAAGAGGGTGCAGGGCCAGATACTGCCCCAGGAGTGAGCAGCAGGGTGGGAGAACTGTGGCCCTGGAGAAGGGAAGCTAAGGACCACAAAGCCCAGAGAGGATTGTTGGGAGCTTTAGGTCCTGAAAAGAATCTGGGGACAACAagtgtggtgatgatgatgatgatcacagCTGACGTTTACATTGTACTTTGTAGTTTGTGGAGCACTTTATAAGTGCATTAACACATTAAATCTTCAAAAAAACTGTGAAATTGACTATGCAGGTATTCTTATAACCGTTATTTTGCAAATAAGTAAATTGAGACAcaaagaagtcaaatgacttgcccaaggccacaaagTTAGTAAATGAGTAAGCTAACAAGTGGTCTAACTGGGACTCAGACACCAAAAGCACAGCAACTAAGAACTGGAAGGTGTGTCAAAGGCCATCTACTTCAACCCATACCCAGAAGGAAAGCATTCTCCAACATCCCAGACAAATGGTCAAGCAGCTTTAGCCTCCAGAGCCCAATAAGGGGAACCCATTACATCTCATGCACACTCATTCTCCTTTTGCCTTGCTCTAactcaggggtagggaacctgcagcctcgatgGCACATGTGgctctttaggtcctcaagtgtggccttgaggccacagtttccccacccctgctctaactGTTCAGCAGGCTTTTTCTGATCTCAAGCCTAAGCCTGTCTCTTCCCAGCTCCCGTCCACTGTTCTGTCTTCCGAGGCTAGGAAGAATGGGTCAAATCTCTTTGGCATGTG
This genomic interval carries:
- the GPBAR1 gene encoding G-protein coupled bile acid receptor 1 → MASNTTREKPGPMLQVGLWFSLTLAGLIVGANLLLAVGIARDRRLRSPPAGCFFLSLLMAGLLTGLALPTLPGLWSQSRHDYWPCLLLHLAPNFSFLSLLANLLLVHSERYLAILRPLRPPRGTRWALLVAWTAPLLFASLPALGWNHWAPDANCTSQAIFPAPYLYLEVYGLLLPSVVAAALLSARVLATARHQLQDICRLERAVCRDAPSALARALAWRQARAQAGATLLFGLCWGPYIAALLLSVLAFENRPPLGPGTLLALNSLGSTSAAVVPVAMGLGDRKYTAPWRKAMLRFWRVIQRTTTHRRPQPGPRVTCQDSSPRRGND